A region from the Fusarium musae strain F31 chromosome 1, whole genome shotgun sequence genome encodes:
- a CDS encoding hypothetical protein (EggNog:ENOG41~antiSMASH:Cluster_1.4) has translation MYRSTVASRLSPEKRALRKRIWWSIYTRDRHTAACLGKPCRIRDEDCDIEPLTEEDFYFDDDHNDPLITRQEEYHTALAIEMTKAAEIREFISTDAPFARITNFRPVGDIVIAEYSPRRPDLGQYKPERLKQRLEQWEAQLPKCMQRAPLDETLGPAFWATQLHMAYQNYYILLFRPKAIEDLTPSEAEGDIWARRAADSITRMTEDLLAVGAMSKSQMHMQVEPRLQFSSETNIFPVSLLSLAPSPSTPSSSAARIPSDANSPATNHGNVSSP, from the exons ATGTATCGTTC GACGGTTGCATCGAGGCTAAGTCCCGAGAAAAGAGCGTTGCGGAAACGAATCTGGTGGTCCATCTAT ACTCGCGACCGACATACTGCAGCATGTCTCGGCAAGCCTTGCAGAATCAGGGATGAAGACTGCGACATTGAACCTCTGACTGAAGAAGACTTTTACTTCGACGATGATCACAACGACCCCCTAATAactcgacaagaagaatatCATACGGCTCTCGCAATAGAGATGACGAAAGCCGCCGAGATCCGTGAGTTCATCTCTACCGATGCCCCTTTTGCTCGGATTACTAATTTTCGTCCAGTCGGAGACATCGTAATCGCAGAATACAGTCCTCGACGACCTGACTTGGGACAATACAAACCAGAGCGTCTGAAACAAAGACTTGAACAGTGGGAAGCGCAGTTGCCCAAATGCATGCAGAGGGCGCCGCTAGATGAGACACTGGGTCCAGCTTTCTGGGCAACCCAGTTACACATGGCGTACCA AAACTACTATATCCTCTTGTTCCGGCCCAAGGCAATTGAAGACCTCACACCGTCTGAAGCCGAAGGAGACATTTGGGCCCGGCGAGCAGCTGATTCCATTACTCGCATGACCGAAGATCTCCTGGCCGTCGGAGCAATGAGTAAAAGTCAAATGCACATGCAAGTCGAACCTCGCCTCCAATTCTCCTCAGAGACTAACATATTCCCAGTGTCCCTGCTGTCTTTGGCGCCCTCTCCATCCACACCCTCGTCATCTGCCGCAAGGATCCCATCCGACGCCAACTCGCCGGCAACAAATCACGGCAATGTATCCTCGCCCTAA
- a CDS encoding hypothetical protein (EggNog:ENOG41~antiSMASH:Cluster_1.4~SMCOG1106:major facilitator transporter) gives MSQNQQRASLDRESSTDIEKNSPMAGNNTDDQNANLSDQTTEAGNLTTDCESFEVSWDGDKDPLCPRTTYTQMNAEFHCSQIVATLGLSTFVLGIALGPVLTSPLSEYYGRRPIYLVSWAMFIIWTIPSAVAQNIETMIIARFFTGFAGSSFLSVAGGTAGDVFERHEIQKPMSLVSLAPFIGPAIGPLMGGFINYNTNWRWTYYVMLIWAAFVMVAIVVFAPETFHPILLREKARMLRKETGNDAYRAPMEHTKKPILETLKLSVLRPFQLLFLEPMCLCLDLYSAILLGILYLFFGAFPLIFRTNHGMSLWQTGMTFLGILVGFVIATATTPFWARLRLRWLAEQEKETGKAISEPEYRLPPCILGAILIPIGLFWFAWTTYSSIHWIVPIVGSGVYGCGMMLVFTGIFTFLVDAYPQYAASAMAANSFARCTFAAAFPLFGIQMYETLGYQWASSLLAFLTVAMAPFPYLFFRHGKRLRAKSKFSSKI, from the exons ATGTCCCAAAATCAACAGCGAGCTTCTCTGGACCGCGAGTCTTCAACGGATATTGAAAAGAATTCGCCAATGGCTGGAAATAACACAGATGATCAGAATGCGAATCTTAGTGATCAAACCACTGAGGCTGGTAACTTGACGACCGACTGCGAATCGTTCGAAGTTTCGTGGGATGGCGACAAGGATCCTTTATGTCCCCGGA CTACCTACACCCAAATGAACGCCGAATTCCACTGCTCCCAAATCGTCGCCACCCTCGGCCTCTCAACCTTTGTCCTCGGAATCGCTCTCGGTCCCGTTCTCACAAGCCCGTTGAGCGAGTACTACGGCCGCCGACCAATCTACCTCGTCTCATGGGCCATGTTCATAATCTGGACGATCCCCTCCGCCGTAGCGCAAAACATCGAGACCATGATCATCGCACGTTTCTTCACCGGTTTCGCTGGAAGTTCGTTCCTCAGCGTTGCAGGCGGAACAGCTGGTGATGTCTTCGAACGGCATGAGATCCAGAAACCTATGAGTTTGGTGTCGTTGGCGCCGTTCATCGGACCGGCTATTGGGCCGTTGATGGGAGggtttattaattataatacaaATTGGAGATGGACGTATTATGTTATGTTGATTTGGGCTGCGTTTGTTATGGTGGCTATTGTGGTGTTTGCGCCCGAGACGTTTCATCCGATTTTGTTGAGGGAGAAggcgaggatgttgaggaaagAGACTGGGAATGACGCGTATAGAGCGCCGATGGAGCATACGAAGAAGCCCATTCTTGAGACACTGAAGCTTTCAGTCCTTCGACCATTTCAGCTGCTCTTCCTGGAGCCCATGTGTCTCTGCCTGGATCTCTACTCCGCCATCCTCCTTGGTATTCTTTACCTATTCTTCGGCGCATTCCCTCTCATCTTCCGAACGAACCACGGTATGAGTCTTTGGCAGACCGGAATGACATTCTTGGGAATTCTTGTTGGATTTGTAATTGCAACGGCTACGACTCCCTTCTGGGCCAGACTTCGACTTCGCTGGTTGGCGGAACAGGAGAAGGAGACTGGAAAAGCTATCAGCGAACCTGAGTACAGGCTACCGCCTTGTATTCTTGGAGCGATTCTTATCCCCATCGGGCTGTTTTGGTTTGCTTGGACGACATACTCTAGCATTCATTGGATTGTGCCTATCGTTGGATCTGGAGTTTATGGATGCGG CATGATGCTTGTCTTCACTGGTATCTTTACCTTCTTGGTCGACGCTTATCCTCAGTATGCCGCTTCTGCCATGGCAGCCAACAGCTTTGCCCGATGCACTTTCGCAG CGGCATTCCCACTGTTTGGTATTCAGATGTACGAGACGCTTGGTTATCAGTGGGCTTCCAGCCTTCTTGCTTTCTTGACGGTTGCCATGGCGCCCTTCCCGTACCTGTTCTTCAGACATGGCAAGAGACTGCGAGCCAAGAGCAAATTTTCTTCAAAGATTTAA